The DNA window TCTAAAATCCAAAATTAAATAACGTTCCCCCCTTGCGAGGACTCGAACAATTTTTCAGCAACTTCTTCATAACTCTTACTCGACTCCGTTACAAAATGATTCCAAGAAGACTGATCCCAAATCTCAATTCGATTCAAAACTCCAACAAGCACCACATCCCGATGAATCCCTGAATAAGCAAGCAAGGGCTGAGGAACAATAATCCTGCCTTGCTTATCACTAACGACCTCAAAAGCTCCTGAAAAAAACATTCTCGAAAAATTTCGGGAGTTCCCTTGGGTCATCGGCAGATTTTTCAGCTTCTGTTCAATGAGATTCCAATCAGGTTCAGTGAAAACAAAAATACATTTTTCAAGACCGCGGGTTAGGAAAAAGCGCTCAACATAAACTTCCTTAACAGCTTCACGAAATTTGGAAGGAATCAAAACGCGGTTTTTATGATCCAAAGAATGGCGATACTCACCATAAAACATAGCTCCGACCCCCTTTAAAAGTGGTTCAAAGTTCAAGGTTCAAAGATTTGGCATGCTCGAGTTTTTCCCTTAAACTTTGAACTTCTAACTTTGAACTGTCTTATTTACCACATTATCCCACTTTTCACCACTTTGATTAAATATTAAGGTCAAAATCACCCACTGTCAAGGGAGAATCAATAATTTTTTAGTGGTTACATAAATGAACAACCGTGAAAATACAAAAATCAAACATCCCTCCCAAGGGCGTGGCTTGCCATAGGCGGCAAAAATCTTGTCGAACAATGTAAAACTTAAAATGTCTCCCTTGCAATGGCGTTAGAAATTTTGGATTTTAATATGTCATTTTGAACTTTGATTTTTGGATTTTGAATTAAAAGTGAAGAGTTACAATTCTTCTTGAAAACCGCTTGACTACTTAT is part of the Chlamydiota bacterium genome and encodes:
- the mraZ gene encoding division/cell wall cluster transcriptional repressor MraZ, whose protein sequence is MFYGEYRHSLDHKNRVLIPSKFREAVKEVYVERFFLTRGLEKCIFVFTEPDWNLIEQKLKNLPMTQGNSRNFSRMFFSGAFEVVSDKQGRIIVPQPLLAYSGIHRDVVLVGVLNRIEIWDQSSWNHFVTESSKSYEEVAEKLFESSQGGNVI